The Xanthomonas sp. DAR 34887 genome has a segment encoding these proteins:
- a CDS encoding RHS repeat-associated core domain-containing protein, with amino-acid sequence MRIFYNFVYSVIFLVLFCGVSLRAEAQAVNEYCYESCFGSLDEAEAEMRSILPYGAYLVRDKATITEGASETPSYQIAYKVRRQPPAYISPPAYLIGGNGSTSTNPSICSASPEPMFREYCADESEMIQGWIDLHHYVWPDCTISGERIDGAYGEPYVQSLPYYDGLGLLTFDVPNGKWFRFNMSCPGWSDPTPDPHDAMLVKAQVYSCPAGLHPVSAFNPSYNTTGNPDFVAEYPYLCETTDTPIIYAKGINQTKSCAVNANPCLPATGEKFRREDDLVFAGKPFQRFYHSLQQLQAGSGMAPGWSHSFSDTVGYGALFMTTQEGFFEQFRTVGEYKSRGRHNVGDMLLGSDSGLWTLVTADGERRSYNSAGQLAAIQSSVSPAFDVELVYASNKLIKAVDGLGHALSFTYRNDLLEKVALDDGSYVQYGYDAAQNLSSVTRSDGSVRVYRYGESGHAPAGRAHLLTGIEEDGVRYATFGYAADGRVASSSLHANGAEVETTSIVYSGTDSAQVLQPNGASYTYQFGQGLFRQIEGISGPNGATTMSFDAGRPIASTDRLGNSTQFSYQDSLSGQATSSSTTTEGVGTSYQRSHTVTRDSENHVVGQESSNGSGTLSLSRVIYSAGLISFRCQYDTSVSNASAYVCGSQASAPATVRQAAYSYCTDADVADAASNCPKVGLLKRVDGGRIDVSDTASYAYYPSDDAACSTSPTTCPHRKGDLWKVTNALGQVTEYLSYDGAGRLLSVKDANGIITDFTYLPRGWLTASKVRGADDTSESDDRITSIDYWPTGLVKQVTQPDGAFTAFTYDAAHRLTNIADNAGNTLHYTLDNAGNRVKEDTKDASGTLKRTLSRVYNQLGQLATQATASGDPTDFGYDANSNATAVTDALGHKTQNDYDPLNRLARTLQDVDGIAAETKFGYDALDNLTKVTDPKGLDTTYAYNGLGDLTKLTSPDTGATTYTYDSAGNRATQTDARNIKTTYSYDALNRLTKVAYPTTSLNVTYTYDVNQSTCASGETYAIGRLARMQDSSGTTDYCYDRFGDLVRKVQTTNGKVFVLRYAYTKAGQLSRLTYPDGAAVDYVRNAQGQTTEMGVTPAGGTRQVLLGNATYYPFGPVASWSYGNGCPMQRVLDQDYRPLAVSDTRSDGLSTGFAFDPAGNLSALTAAGNTAPVVSLDYDALGRLTAFKDGPTGTVIDGYSYDATGNRLSAKVNTVTQNYTYPTTNHRLSAVAGTARTYDAIGNTLSIGGTAQEFAYDATGRMSQAKRAGTVVMKYGYNGRGEQVRRVDKTNTYTLYDESGHWLGNYDANGAALQQAIWLDDLPVGVLAKNSLRYVQPDHLGTPRAVIDPTRDVAIWTWDLKGEAFGNTPPDQDPDKDGTAFVFDMRFPGQRYDSATGFNQNYFRDYDPGTGRYGQSDPIGLEGGFSTYSYVEAAPFRYSDIFGLVKHTSGRWIDCGKGCRIRIDFTYDEKTGRKARHLHWECKGAEGECGEYGGESHGGTWDDAPKSIKECALRNGFSGQSITNENYSPMVQSPEISAGAKAAIYVGGAVIIILSALTGAGS; translated from the coding sequence GTGCGAATTTTTTATAATTTTGTTTATAGTGTTATATTTTTGGTATTGTTTTGTGGTGTGTCGTTGAGGGCAGAGGCGCAGGCTGTCAACGAATATTGTTATGAATCCTGCTTTGGCTCGCTCGACGAGGCCGAGGCCGAGATGCGCTCGATATTGCCGTATGGCGCGTATCTTGTTCGAGATAAGGCCACTATTACCGAAGGTGCGTCGGAAACTCCGTCGTACCAGATCGCTTATAAGGTTAGGCGTCAGCCGCCTGCGTATATAAGTCCGCCGGCTTATCTGATCGGCGGTAACGGAAGTACAAGTACAAATCCTTCTATTTGTTCGGCCAGTCCCGAGCCGATGTTTCGAGAATATTGCGCAGATGAATCTGAGATGATTCAAGGGTGGATCGATCTCCATCATTATGTCTGGCCGGACTGTACGATTTCTGGGGAGCGAATAGATGGTGCATATGGTGAGCCCTATGTTCAGAGCTTGCCATATTATGATGGCTTGGGCTTGCTTACGTTTGATGTGCCGAATGGTAAATGGTTTCGATTCAACATGTCCTGCCCTGGATGGAGCGATCCTACGCCTGATCCACATGATGCAATGCTTGTAAAGGCACAGGTTTATTCTTGTCCCGCTGGCTTGCATCCTGTTAGTGCATTTAATCCCTCGTATAACACTACCGGTAATCCGGATTTTGTCGCGGAGTATCCATATCTTTGTGAGACTACTGATACCCCGATCATCTATGCTAAAGGTATAAATCAGACCAAGTCGTGCGCGGTCAACGCAAATCCTTGCCTTCCGGCAACCGGTGAAAAGTTTAGGCGTGAAGACGATCTTGTTTTTGCTGGTAAGCCATTTCAGCGGTTTTACCACTCTCTTCAACAGCTTCAGGCGGGATCAGGAATGGCGCCGGGATGGAGCCACTCGTTTTCCGATACCGTGGGCTATGGCGCTCTCTTCATGACGACACAGGAGGGGTTTTTTGAACAGTTCCGGACTGTGGGTGAGTACAAGTCCCGCGGCCGGCATAATGTTGGCGATATGTTGCTTGGGTCAGATAGTGGGCTTTGGACTCTGGTCACTGCAGATGGCGAGAGGCGTAGTTATAATTCGGCCGGTCAACTTGCGGCCATTCAATCCAGTGTGTCTCCTGCATTCGATGTTGAGCTTGTATACGCCAGCAACAAACTGATCAAGGCCGTGGATGGTTTGGGGCATGCCCTCAGCTTCACGTACCGTAACGATTTATTGGAAAAGGTCGCGTTGGATGATGGCAGCTACGTCCAGTACGGCTATGACGCCGCGCAGAATCTGAGCAGCGTCACCCGTTCCGATGGAAGCGTGCGCGTCTACCGTTATGGAGAGTCAGGCCACGCCCCAGCTGGGCGCGCACATTTGCTCACCGGTATCGAAGAGGATGGAGTTCGATACGCAACGTTTGGTTATGCCGCCGATGGGCGTGTGGCATCGAGCAGTCTGCATGCCAACGGTGCGGAGGTGGAAACCACCTCTATCGTGTACTCGGGCACAGATAGTGCCCAAGTGCTGCAGCCGAACGGCGCAAGCTATACCTATCAGTTTGGGCAAGGTCTTTTCCGACAGATCGAAGGCATCAGTGGTCCGAATGGCGCTACGACGATGAGTTTCGATGCGGGACGTCCCATTGCCTCCACGGATAGGCTTGGGAACTCCACGCAATTCAGTTATCAGGATTCCCTGTCCGGGCAAGCCACCTCGTCCAGCACCACGACAGAAGGAGTTGGCACCTCTTACCAGCGGTCGCACACCGTCACGCGCGATTCGGAAAATCATGTGGTCGGTCAGGAGTCGAGTAACGGTAGTGGGACGCTTTCGCTTTCGCGCGTGATCTACAGTGCGGGATTGATCTCCTTCCGCTGCCAGTACGACACGTCGGTTTCAAACGCGTCGGCCTATGTGTGCGGTTCCCAGGCTAGCGCACCGGCTACCGTTCGGCAGGCGGCGTATAGCTATTGCACCGACGCCGACGTCGCTGATGCGGCGAGCAACTGCCCGAAGGTAGGTCTCTTGAAGCGTGTCGATGGCGGGCGTATCGACGTCAGCGACACTGCCAGCTATGCCTATTACCCATCCGATGATGCGGCCTGCTCCACATCGCCGACCACCTGCCCGCACCGCAAGGGCGACCTCTGGAAAGTCACCAACGCCTTGGGTCAGGTGACCGAGTATCTGTCCTACGACGGTGCCGGCCGCCTGCTGTCGGTGAAGGACGCCAACGGCATCATCACCGACTTCACCTACCTCCCGCGCGGCTGGCTGACCGCGAGCAAGGTCCGCGGTGCCGACGACACCAGCGAGAGCGACGATCGCATCACCTCGATCGACTACTGGCCGACCGGCCTGGTCAAGCAGGTCACCCAGCCAGACGGCGCGTTCACCGCCTTCACCTACGACGCAGCGCACCGCCTGACCAATATCGCCGACAACGCCGGCAACACGCTGCACTACACGCTGGACAACGCCGGCAACCGGGTCAAGGAAGACACCAAGGACGCGTCCGGCACGCTCAAGCGCACGCTGTCGCGGGTCTACAATCAGCTCGGCCAGCTGGCCACGCAGGCCACCGCCAGCGGCGACCCGACCGACTTCGGCTACGACGCCAACAGCAACGCCACGGCGGTCACCGACGCGCTCGGGCACAAGACGCAGAACGACTACGACCCGCTCAACCGCCTGGCGCGCACGCTGCAGGACGTGGACGGTATCGCGGCCGAGACCAAGTTCGGCTACGACGCACTGGACAACCTGACCAAGGTCACCGACCCGAAGGGCCTGGACACCACCTACGCCTACAACGGCCTGGGCGACCTGACCAAACTCACCAGCCCGGACACCGGCGCCACCACGTACACCTACGACAGCGCTGGCAACCGCGCCACGCAGACCGATGCGCGCAACATCAAGACCACCTACAGCTACGACGCGCTGAACCGGCTGACCAAGGTGGCCTATCCGACCACCAGCCTCAACGTTACCTATACCTACGACGTCAACCAGAGCACGTGTGCCAGTGGCGAAACCTATGCGATCGGTCGCCTGGCCCGGATGCAGGACAGCAGCGGCACGACCGACTACTGCTACGACCGCTTCGGTGACCTGGTGCGCAAGGTGCAGACCACCAACGGCAAGGTATTCGTGCTGCGCTACGCCTATACCAAGGCCGGCCAGCTCAGCCGGCTGACCTATCCCGACGGCGCAGCGGTGGACTACGTGCGCAACGCCCAAGGCCAGACCACGGAGATGGGCGTCACCCCGGCCGGCGGCACGCGCCAGGTGCTGTTGGGTAACGCTACTTACTACCCGTTCGGTCCGGTGGCGAGCTGGTCGTACGGTAATGGTTGCCCGATGCAGCGCGTGCTGGACCAGGACTACCGCCCGCTGGCGGTCAGCGACACCCGCAGCGACGGCTTGAGCACCGGCTTCGCCTTTGACCCAGCCGGCAACCTCAGCGCCCTGACCGCGGCAGGCAACACCGCGCCTGTCGTCAGCCTGGACTACGACGCCCTGGGCCGCCTGACCGCGTTCAAGGACGGCCCGACCGGCACGGTGATCGATGGTTACAGCTACGACGCAACCGGCAACCGGCTCAGCGCCAAGGTCAACACCGTCACGCAGAACTACACGTATCCAACCACCAACCACCGCCTGAGCGCGGTGGCCGGCACTGCGCGCACTTACGACGCGATCGGCAACACGCTGTCCATCGGCGGCACGGCGCAGGAGTTCGCCTACGACGCCACGGGCCGGATGAGCCAGGCCAAGCGCGCCGGCACGGTCGTCATGAAGTACGGCTACAACGGCCGCGGCGAACAGGTGCGTCGGGTGGACAAGACCAACACCTACACGCTGTACGACGAAAGCGGCCACTGGCTGGGCAACTACGACGCCAACGGGGCCGCGTTGCAACAGGCGATCTGGCTGGACGACCTACCGGTCGGCGTCCTGGCCAAGAACAGCCTGCGTTACGTGCAGCCGGACCACCTGGGCACCCCGCGCGCGGTAATCGACCCGACCCGCGACGTAGCCATCTGGACCTGGGATCTGAAGGGCGAGGCCTTCGGCAATACCCCGCCGGACCAGGACCCGGACAAGGACGGCACCGCGTTCGTGTTCGACATGCGCTTTCCGGGGCAGCGCTATGACTCAGCCACGGGGTTCAACCAGAACTACTTCCGGGACTATGACCCCGGGACCGGGCGGTATGGGCAGAGTGATCCCATTGGGTTAGAGGGCGGCTTCAGCACTTACTCATATGTTGAGGCTGCACCATTTCGCTATAGCGATATCTTCGGCCTTGTAAAGCATACTTCTGGTCGCTGGATAGATTGCGGAAAAGGCTGCAGGATAAGGATAGATTTTACATACGATGAGAAGACAGGAAGAAAGGCAAGGCACTTGCATTGGGAGTGCAAAGGTGCGGAGGGGGAGTGTGGTGAATATGGTGGAGAATCTCATGGCGGAACATGGGATGATGCTCCTAAATCCATTAAAGAATGTGCTCTAAGGAACGGTTTCTCAGGGCAGTCAATTACTAATGAAAATTACTCTCCCATGGTTCAATCGCCGGAAATTAGCGCTGGTGCAAAAGCTGCAATTTATGTTGGTGGGGCTGTCATAATAATATTGAGTGCTTTGACGGGGGCGGGAAGCTGA
- a CDS encoding HEAT repeat domain-containing protein: protein MEIALRVSDKSFDELMALFFCEISDDDDFYDIVAVQLAVGYRQQLEMMLDSLSVKRLRAGICGLGIISSVESDSVIKNFINHDEPLVVVAAIDGLRRIGVADWSAVSWQLQHPSPFVRGAILRFAKDRLGEEALPLLLRGLHDEDPIVRENAIDELDGLVSSDGADLIRPYLDDPSAHVRQAARSLLDSID, encoded by the coding sequence ATGGAGATTGCGTTGAGGGTTTCAGATAAATCTTTCGATGAATTAATGGCATTGTTTTTTTGTGAAATATCAGATGATGACGATTTCTACGATATTGTCGCTGTTCAGTTGGCGGTAGGATATCGGCAGCAATTGGAAATGATGCTAGACAGTCTTTCTGTCAAACGGCTGCGTGCAGGAATATGTGGCTTGGGAATAATTTCTTCTGTCGAAAGTGATTCAGTTATAAAAAATTTCATCAACCATGATGAGCCTTTGGTAGTCGTTGCTGCTATTGACGGACTTCGGCGCATTGGTGTTGCGGATTGGTCTGCAGTTTCGTGGCAACTGCAGCATCCTTCTCCGTTTGTTCGCGGTGCTATCCTCCGCTTTGCAAAAGATAGGCTGGGTGAAGAAGCGTTGCCTTTGTTGTTGCGTGGGCTTCATGATGAAGACCCGATCGTGCGAGAAAATGCAATTGATGAGTTGGATGGGCTTGTTTCGTCTGATGGTGCTGATCTCATAAGGCCTTATCTTGATGACCCCTCAGCCCATGTTAGGCAGGCAGCCAGGTCTCTATTGGACTCTATTGACTGA
- a CDS encoding N(4)-(beta-N-acetylglucosaminyl)-L-asparaginase, which yields MHERRHFLKTAAFGALATGLAAVLPRARAATGNGVAPLPRGAARVISTWDFGIAANQAAWQVLSRGGAALDAVEAGVKVPEADPNNPTVGLGGYPDRDGRVTLDACIMDHTGGCGSVAALEDIVHAISVARRVMEKTPHVMLVGDGALQFALAQGFERTSLLTPSSEKAWKEWLKTSEYKPEANIENRAYQKGTLPGGKDNHDTIGMLALDAHGNLSGACTTSGMAWKMHGRVGDSPIIGAGLYVDNEVGGATSTGVGEEVIRNVGSFAVVEMMRQGKSPAEACREVVMRIVRRKPQLTRDLQVGFLAMNKRGEVGAFAIQPGFSYAVCDAQRQDLLLPGQSYFAKPAA from the coding sequence ATGCACGAACGCCGCCACTTCTTGAAGACCGCCGCCTTCGGCGCCCTCGCCACCGGCCTGGCCGCTGTGCTGCCGCGTGCACGGGCGGCCACCGGCAACGGCGTCGCGCCGCTGCCGCGCGGCGCAGCACGAGTGATCTCGACCTGGGATTTCGGGATCGCGGCGAACCAGGCGGCGTGGCAGGTGCTGTCGCGTGGTGGCGCGGCGCTGGATGCGGTGGAGGCCGGGGTGAAGGTGCCGGAGGCGGACCCGAACAATCCCACCGTTGGCCTCGGCGGCTATCCCGATCGCGATGGGCGCGTCACGCTCGATGCCTGCATCATGGATCACACCGGCGGCTGCGGGTCGGTGGCGGCGCTGGAGGACATCGTGCATGCGATCTCGGTGGCGCGGCGGGTGATGGAGAAGACGCCGCATGTGATGCTGGTCGGCGACGGCGCGCTGCAGTTCGCGCTGGCGCAAGGCTTCGAGCGCACCAGTCTGCTCACGCCGTCGTCGGAGAAGGCGTGGAAGGAGTGGCTGAAGACATCCGAGTACAAGCCGGAAGCGAACATCGAGAATCGCGCCTATCAGAAGGGCACGCTGCCCGGCGGCAAGGACAACCACGACACCATCGGCATGTTGGCGCTGGACGCGCACGGCAATCTGTCCGGGGCGTGTACCACCAGCGGCATGGCGTGGAAGATGCACGGGCGGGTCGGCGACAGTCCGATCATCGGTGCGGGCCTGTACGTGGACAACGAGGTGGGCGGCGCGACCTCGACCGGCGTCGGCGAGGAGGTGATCCGCAACGTCGGCAGTTTCGCGGTGGTGGAGATGATGCGCCAGGGCAAGAGTCCGGCCGAGGCCTGCCGCGAGGTGGTGATGCGTATCGTGCGGCGCAAACCGCAGCTGACCCGCGATCTGCAGGTCGGTTTCCTGGCGATGAACAAGCGCGGCGAGGTCGGCGCGTTCGCGATCCAGCCCGGTTTCAGCTACGCGGTCTGCGATGCGCAGCGGCAGGATCTGTTGCTGCCGGGGCAGAGCTATTTTGCGAAGCCGGCCGCATGA
- a CDS encoding copper homeostasis protein CutC, producing the protein MGLEVAADSIGSALAAQAGGAMRVELCGSLDGGGLTPSFGTLAVLRDRLTIPLYVLIRPRVGDFVFDAAEVEAMRRDVEQCVRLGCDGVVLGALDPAGEVDMETMRVLIAAAGSLGVTFHRAIDVSADPRRALEDAIALGCERVLTSGARETAEEGAALIAELVQQAGTRLSVMPGSGVSETNLARLRALTGAREFHGSARGPLASRALAPHPHVRSLGGDRMQTDVERVRRMVALLAE; encoded by the coding sequence ATGGGACTGGAGGTGGCCGCCGATTCGATCGGCTCGGCGCTGGCGGCGCAGGCCGGCGGGGCGATGCGGGTGGAGCTGTGCGGTAGCCTGGACGGCGGTGGGCTGACGCCGTCGTTCGGCACGCTGGCGGTGCTGCGCGATCGCTTGACCATTCCGCTGTATGTGCTGATCCGCCCGCGCGTGGGCGATTTCGTGTTCGACGCTGCGGAAGTGGAGGCGATGCGCCGCGACGTGGAGCAGTGCGTGCGGCTTGGGTGCGACGGGGTGGTGCTGGGCGCGCTGGATCCTGCCGGCGAGGTCGATATGGAGACGATGCGGGTGTTGATCGCGGCGGCCGGATCGCTTGGCGTCACCTTTCATCGCGCCATCGATGTCAGTGCCGATCCGCGGCGTGCGTTGGAGGATGCGATCGCGCTGGGGTGCGAGCGGGTGCTGACGTCGGGTGCGCGCGAGACGGCGGAGGAGGGCGCGGCATTGATCGCTGAGCTGGTTCAGCAGGCAGGCACGCGCTTGAGCGTGATGCCGGGATCGGGGGTGTCCGAGACCAATCTGGCGCGGCTGCGTGCGCTGACCGGTGCGCGCGAGTTCCATGGTTCGGCGCGCGGGCCGCTGGCATCGCGGGCGCTGGCGCCGCATCCGCATGTGCGCAGTCTGGGCGGGGATCGCATGCAGACCGATGTGGAGCGGGTGCGGCGGATGGTGGCGTTGCTGGCGGAGTAG
- a CDS encoding sialidase family protein, whose amino-acid sequence MMYPTLLPLLSLFAVRAIAAPAPTTPTLGPPSPVVYSEFVNATAPTAQCHASTLLETRDGLLAAWFGGRHEGADDVGIWVARRDAHGWHPAQRVADGKQPQGAPLPAWNPVLFQPAKGPLRLFYKVGPDPKRWWGMQLTSRDGGAHWSAPERLPEGILGPIKNKPVQLADGRILSPSSSEDAGWVAHMEWSDDNGAHWTRGPALNDPAQIGAIQPSVLVHADGSVQAVGRSQQNHVFSTWSHDHGRSWGPMTLLDLANPNSGTDAVVLADGRSLLVYNPTEAGKDWWDGRGTLAVALSADGSHWTRVLTLEDSAKDEFSYPAVIQTRDGLVHISYTWKRTRIKHVVLDPKRLNVAAAQSGGKE is encoded by the coding sequence ATGATGTATCCCACGCTGCTCCCGCTCCTGTCCCTGTTCGCCGTGCGCGCGATCGCCGCGCCCGCGCCGACCACGCCAACGCTCGGCCCGCCCTCGCCGGTCGTCTACAGCGAATTCGTCAACGCCACCGCACCGACCGCGCAGTGCCATGCCTCGACCCTGCTGGAAACCCGCGACGGCCTGCTGGCCGCGTGGTTCGGCGGGCGCCACGAGGGCGCCGACGACGTCGGCATCTGGGTCGCACGGCGCGACGCGCACGGTTGGCATCCGGCGCAGCGCGTGGCCGACGGCAAGCAGCCGCAGGGCGCGCCGTTGCCGGCATGGAATCCGGTGCTGTTCCAGCCGGCAAAGGGACCACTGCGACTGTTTTACAAGGTCGGCCCGGACCCGAAGCGCTGGTGGGGCATGCAACTCACTTCCCGCGATGGCGGCGCGCACTGGTCTGCGCCCGAGCGCCTGCCCGAGGGCATCCTCGGCCCGATCAAGAACAAGCCGGTGCAATTGGCCGACGGCCGCATCCTCAGCCCCAGCAGCAGCGAGGACGCCGGCTGGGTCGCGCACATGGAATGGTCCGACGACAACGGTGCTCACTGGACCCGCGGTCCGGCCTTGAACGACCCGGCGCAGATCGGCGCGATCCAGCCCAGCGTGCTGGTGCACGCGGACGGCAGCGTGCAGGCGGTGGGCCGCAGCCAGCAGAACCACGTGTTCAGCACTTGGTCGCACGACCACGGCCGCAGCTGGGGACCGATGACCCTGCTCGATCTGGCCAACCCCAACTCCGGCACCGACGCGGTGGTGCTGGCCGATGGCCGCTCGCTGCTGGTCTATAACCCCACCGAAGCCGGCAAGGACTGGTGGGACGGCCGCGGCACCCTGGCGGTCGCCCTGTCCGCCGACGGCAGCCACTGGACCCGCGTCCTGACCCTGGAAGACAGCGCCAAGGACGAATTCTCCTACCCGGCGGTGATCCAGACCCGCGACGGCCTGGTGCACATCAGCTACACCTGGAAACGCACCCGCATCAAGCACGTGGTGCTGGATCCGAAACGATTGAACGTGGCCGCGGCGCAGTCGGGCGGCAAGGAGTGA
- a CDS encoding RNA polymerase sigma factor yields the protein MGKEKGDAGRFAKADEMFTRAWRNALPDLRRRALRLSNGRMDAAEDLLSDTAVKALLFMRRSPEAMTDPQGFLFVVLRHVFLDAVRRRRGGEPLDRQHEAHEVDSVADQGMTALQRAELSDQMERVVAAVAALTREQRRLFGYRFVEELPYPVIANLLSINQPLVRKRVELLRKRLRLALVAE from the coding sequence ATGGGGAAAGAGAAAGGGGATGCCGGCCGTTTCGCCAAGGCCGACGAGATGTTCACCCGGGCATGGCGCAACGCCTTGCCGGATCTGCGCAGGCGTGCGTTGCGGCTGTCCAACGGGCGCATGGACGCGGCGGAAGACCTGCTGTCGGATACCGCGGTGAAGGCGCTGTTGTTCATGCGCCGCTCGCCGGAGGCGATGACCGATCCGCAGGGATTCCTGTTCGTGGTGTTGCGCCATGTGTTCCTGGACGCGGTCAGGCGTCGTCGCGGTGGCGAACCGCTGGATCGGCAACACGAGGCGCACGAGGTGGACAGCGTGGCCGACCAGGGCATGACCGCGTTGCAGCGCGCCGAGTTGAGCGACCAGATGGAGCGCGTGGTCGCCGCGGTGGCGGCGCTGACCCGCGAACAGCGGCGCCTGTTCGGCTACCGCTTCGTCGAGGAATTGCCGTATCCGGTGATCGCCAATCTGCTCAGCATCAACCAGCCGCTGGTGCGCAAGCGCGTGGAATTGCTGCGCAAGCGCCTGCGCCTGGCGCTGGTGGCCGAGTGA
- a CDS encoding RebB family R body protein translates to MADNTLVNSQITDAVTQTNVKVVAEAPAQAIASLYQVSSHSTGLALQNAVHSQQALNQVSNAVVSKAVALIMAIGEK, encoded by the coding sequence ATGGCAGACAACACGCTCGTCAATTCGCAGATCACCGATGCGGTCACCCAGACCAACGTCAAAGTGGTGGCCGAGGCGCCCGCCCAGGCGATCGCCTCGCTGTACCAGGTCTCCAGCCACTCCACCGGCCTGGCGTTGCAGAACGCGGTGCACAGCCAGCAGGCGCTCAACCAGGTGTCCAACGCGGTGGTGTCCAAGGCGGTGGCGCTGATCATGGCGATCGGCGAGAAGTGA
- a CDS encoding RebB family R body protein produces the protein MAFPTAVNDQITDAVTQSNVKVIGEAPAFAMASIYQSMAHSTGILFENAVSAQQQQNTLAQAAANQGVMQIYSLDTSADAGATEKVAQTGVSDNLTSLLTVLNAFK, from the coding sequence ATGGCATTTCCAACCGCCGTCAACGACCAGATCACCGATGCGGTCACCCAGTCCAACGTCAAGGTCATCGGCGAAGCGCCCGCCTTTGCGATGGCGTCGATCTACCAGAGCATGGCGCACTCGACCGGCATCCTGTTCGAGAACGCCGTCTCCGCGCAGCAGCAGCAGAACACGCTGGCGCAGGCCGCGGCCAACCAGGGCGTGATGCAGATCTACAGCCTGGATACCTCCGCCGACGCCGGCGCCACCGAGAAGGTCGCCCAGACCGGTGTCTCCGACAACCTGACCAGCCTGCTGACCGTGCTCAACGCGTTCAAGTAA
- a CDS encoding RebB family R body protein, whose translation MAYPTAVNNQITDAVTQSNVKVIGEAPAFAMGSIYQSLAHSSGILYENAVASQQQQNTLAQAANNQGVMQVYSLDTTAAAGASEKVAQTGVSDNLTSLMTVLQAFKGGGGVAGLNNP comes from the coding sequence ATGGCTTATCCCACTGCAGTCAACAACCAGATCACCGATGCCGTCACCCAGTCCAACGTCAAGGTCATCGGCGAGGCGCCGGCCTTCGCCATGGGCTCGATCTACCAGAGCCTGGCGCACTCCAGCGGCATCCTGTACGAAAACGCGGTCGCCTCCCAGCAGCAGCAGAACACGCTGGCGCAGGCTGCCAACAACCAGGGCGTCATGCAGGTCTACAGCCTGGACACCACCGCCGCGGCGGGGGCGTCGGAGAAGGTCGCGCAGACCGGCGTGTCCGACAACCTCACCAGCCTGATGACCGTGCTGCAGGCGTTCAAGGGCGGCGGCGGCGTCGCGGGCTTGAACAACCCCTGA
- a CDS encoding Crp/Fnr family transcriptional regulator, giving the protein MDFPAVATQETADIVAAAHVGNDLQTPAALVGHRTLLERSVLFHDLPVALLDHLLAHASECELAPGSVLFFKHDPSSFVGVVVRGRVYKVLYGADGQELIVGSIEPGGVVDEAALLEPHGRSFTAIAFGASTVLKLSRRHFAPLMESPLLRQRIDALLRVRLRQALDSLESMCLHRLEVRLARYVLRQLELQEWQRGGNCAIVLPPNQSILAAMLNVSRSKLNAQLQQWKRSGLVSRRRNLLRIHDLDALCAKAYLHANAPLRSLAWHGEDGLRPAPCLPLLPCGLD; this is encoded by the coding sequence ATGGACTTTCCTGCAGTGGCCACCCAGGAGACCGCAGACATCGTCGCTGCGGCCCATGTCGGCAACGACCTGCAAACGCCCGCGGCCCTTGTTGGCCATCGGACATTGCTGGAGCGCTCGGTGCTGTTCCACGACCTGCCTGTCGCGTTGCTCGACCACCTGCTCGCGCATGCCAGCGAATGCGAGCTGGCGCCCGGCAGCGTGTTGTTCTTCAAGCACGACCCGAGCAGCTTCGTCGGCGTGGTGGTGCGCGGGCGCGTATACAAGGTGCTGTACGGCGCGGACGGGCAGGAACTGATCGTCGGCAGCATCGAGCCGGGTGGCGTGGTGGACGAGGCCGCACTGCTCGAGCCGCACGGACGCAGCTTCACCGCGATCGCATTCGGCGCCAGCACCGTGCTCAAACTGTCGCGCCGCCATTTCGCGCCGCTGATGGAATCGCCGTTGCTGCGGCAGCGCATCGACGCGCTGCTGCGCGTGCGCCTGCGGCAGGCCCTGGACAGCCTGGAAAGCATGTGCCTGCATCGGCTGGAAGTGCGCCTGGCGCGCTATGTGTTGCGCCAGCTGGAGTTGCAGGAATGGCAGCGCGGCGGCAACTGCGCGATCGTGCTGCCGCCCAACCAGAGCATCCTGGCGGCGATGCTCAACGTCAGCCGCTCCAAGCTCAATGCGCAGTTGCAGCAATGGAAGCGCAGCGGCCTGGTGAGCCGCCGCCGCAACCTGCTGCGCATCCACGATCTGGACGCACTGTGCGCCAAGGCCTACCTGCACGCCAACGCGCCGCTGCGCTCGTTGGCCTGGCACGGCGAGGACGGACTGCGGCCGGCGCCCTGCCTGCCGCTGCTGCCATGCGGCCTCGACTAA